One Ignavibacterium album JCM 16511 genomic region harbors:
- the tatC gene encoding twin-arginine translocase subunit TatC encodes MAVEELEQVKEIEGESYEEKEMTFIEHLEELRWRIIYSLIGIVIGTIVAWIFIDFLVEQILLRPAKESGVSLQNLKPFGQIFLYFQIALIAGLILSIPNVFYQFWKFISPALRKNERKYILAIVIFTTVCFLAGIAFAYFVMLPLALSFAAQFGTQTIKNEFAVDEYMSIIISVMLAAGLVFELPMLSFFLSKLGILKPSFMRKYRKHAIVLIMIAAAVLTPGTDPVSQVILAVPLVLLYEISILVSKFSQKKS; translated from the coding sequence GTGGCTGTAGAAGAATTAGAGCAAGTTAAGGAGATTGAAGGGGAGAGTTACGAAGAAAAAGAGATGACTTTTATAGAACATCTCGAAGAACTTCGATGGAGAATAATATATTCACTAATCGGTATTGTAATAGGAACAATTGTAGCCTGGATTTTTATTGATTTTCTTGTTGAGCAAATTCTTTTAAGACCAGCAAAAGAAAGCGGAGTGTCACTTCAAAACCTAAAACCTTTCGGACAGATTTTTCTTTACTTTCAAATAGCACTTATTGCCGGCTTAATTTTAAGCATTCCAAATGTATTCTATCAGTTCTGGAAATTCATTTCACCTGCTTTAAGAAAAAATGAAAGAAAATATATTCTGGCCATTGTTATTTTTACGACAGTTTGCTTTTTAGCCGGAATAGCTTTCGCCTATTTTGTTATGTTACCGCTTGCGTTATCATTTGCAGCTCAGTTCGGAACTCAGACAATCAAAAATGAGTTTGCAGTTGATGAATATATGTCAATCATTATTAGCGTTATGTTAGCTGCAGGACTAGTATTTGAACTTCCGATGCTTTCATTCTTCTTATCAAAACTTGGAATTCTTAAACCATCATTTATGAGAAAATACCGTAAGCATGCTATTGTTTTAATTATGATTGCTGCTGCAGTTCTTACACCCGGAACTGATCCTGTTTCGCAAGTAATTCTCGCAGTGCCTTTGGTTCTGCTTTATGAGATAAGTATTTTAGTTTCAAAATTTTCACAGAAAAAAAGTTGA
- a CDS encoding universal stress protein yields MSITIKKILVPIDFSDYSKSALKYAVNFAKVFNAEMYLIYVVEPVIYPPDFSMGQIAVPSVTVEMDVRAKEELTKLAEQEIPADLKKYIIIKTGKPFVEIIETAAQEDIDLIIIATHGHSGVEHILFGSTAEKVVRKAPCPVLTLREPIKGFQFKDEIKKEKGS; encoded by the coding sequence ATGTCAATTACAATAAAAAAAATTCTCGTTCCAATTGATTTTTCTGATTACTCCAAAAGCGCATTAAAATACGCAGTAAATTTTGCCAAAGTTTTTAATGCAGAAATGTATCTGATTTATGTTGTTGAGCCGGTTATTTATCCACCGGATTTCAGTATGGGTCAGATAGCTGTTCCATCTGTAACTGTTGAAATGGATGTGCGGGCAAAGGAAGAATTAACCAAACTTGCCGAACAAGAAATTCCTGCCGATTTAAAGAAGTACATCATAATCAAAACAGGTAAACCATTCGTTGAGATTATTGAGACTGCAGCCCAGGAAGATATTGATTTAATAATTATTGCGACTCACGGACATAGTGGAGTTGAACATATTTTGTTTGGAAGCACTGCAGAAAAAGTAGTACGAAAAGCTCCGTGTCCTGTTCTGACTTTAAGAGAACCGATAAAAGGTTTTCAGTTTAAGGACGAGATAAAGAAAGAGAAAGGTTCTTAG
- a CDS encoding tetratricopeptide repeat protein, producing the protein MKRFTLIAILTVLVAGGAISKALAQQPDSIKVLEYYSLFSEYHKNKDYASAVPYGWKVIEIAPVKFSKWIFYKMEDCLWYLHDSSNISVDDKKAINDTILYFYDLALKYRPEDKAYFQVRKAFVAETWLNMNPDEVIKMYEQAFEWDKDLSSYWYNRLGQLYVANASDNNDYKLKAIDLYNMLSEREPDNTTWVEILESLVENIDELVQITRKNWEANKDDLSRAWKYASTAIRAKDYNEAIIPLEFLVQKSPETINYWNQLATAYQKTDQLTKAEAAFKKLIQLEPDKKEHYLNLGIVYKDEGKFAAARTQFQIASEKGNGWALPIYYEGFLYEQAARSCSDFDAKVVFLLAQQTYRKALSMDPSLEMARERINALAGAVPTKEDYFFRKLKSGDTIPITCVGWIGKSVTVP; encoded by the coding sequence GTGAAAAGATTTACTTTAATTGCCATTCTAACCGTTTTAGTTGCTGGTGGAGCAATAAGTAAAGCTCTTGCTCAACAGCCTGACTCAATTAAGGTTCTTGAGTACTATAGTTTGTTTTCCGAATATCATAAGAATAAGGATTATGCAAGTGCCGTTCCTTATGGATGGAAAGTAATTGAAATTGCACCGGTTAAGTTTTCCAAGTGGATTTTCTATAAAATGGAAGATTGCCTCTGGTATCTGCACGATTCTTCCAATATTTCTGTTGATGATAAAAAAGCAATCAATGATACAATTTTATATTTCTATGATCTGGCTTTAAAATACAGACCGGAAGATAAGGCCTATTTTCAGGTTCGTAAAGCTTTTGTTGCAGAAACCTGGTTGAATATGAATCCTGATGAAGTCATTAAGATGTATGAGCAGGCATTCGAATGGGATAAAGATTTATCATCTTATTGGTATAACAGATTAGGTCAGCTTTATGTTGCTAATGCAAGTGATAACAATGATTACAAACTTAAAGCAATTGATCTTTATAATATGCTTTCTGAAAGAGAACCTGATAATACAACCTGGGTTGAGATTTTAGAATCTTTAGTTGAAAATATTGATGAGCTTGTACAAATTACCAGGAAAAACTGGGAAGCTAATAAAGACGATCTTTCAAGAGCGTGGAAATATGCTTCGACAGCAATCAGAGCTAAAGATTATAATGAAGCAATAATTCCGTTAGAATTTCTTGTTCAGAAATCTCCTGAAACAATAAATTATTGGAATCAACTTGCTACTGCTTATCAGAAAACAGATCAGCTTACCAAGGCTGAAGCAGCTTTCAAAAAATTAATTCAGCTTGAACCTGATAAAAAAGAACATTATCTGAATCTGGGAATTGTTTATAAAGATGAAGGTAAATTTGCTGCTGCAAGAACTCAGTTTCAGATAGCAAGTGAAAAAGGAAATGGCTGGGCCTTACCAATTTATTACGAAGGATTTTTGTACGAACAGGCAGCACGCTCTTGCAGTGACTTTGATGCAAAAGTCGTTTTTTTACTTGCTCAACAAACTTACAGAAAAGCCTTATCTATGGATCCTTCTTTAGAAATGGCAAGAGAAAGAATAAATGCTCTCGCTGGTGCGGTTCCAACTAAGGAAGATTACTTCTTCAGGAAGTTAAAATCCGGTGATACAATTCCAATTACCTGTGTTGGCTGGATTGGCAAATCGGTTACTGTACCATAA
- the glyA gene encoding serine hydroxymethyltransferase, giving the protein MKNDPEIYQVLQSEIDRQTSKLELIASENFVSPAVLEATGSVLTNKYAEGYPGKRYYGGCEFVDRAEDLARERLKKLFGAEYVNVQPHSGSQANMAVLMTFLKPGDKFLGLSLAHGGHLTHGSPVNFSGKLYQAIGYELNENTGLLDYDKIADLAKKEKPKLIITGASAYSRDWDYKKFREIADSIGAFLMCDMAHPAGLIAKGFLNNPLEYCDIVTSTTHKTLRGPRGGIILIGKDKENPWGLTTPKGDRVKMMSELIDGMVMPGIQGGPLMHVIMAKAVAFGEALKDSFKVYTGQVIKNAKALAAKLNEYGFDIVSGGTDNHLMLIDLTNKNVTGKQAEIALEKAGITVNKNMVPFDKRSPFITSGIRIGTPALTTRGMKEKEMEVIADIINRAIMNVENEKMLGDLKQEVKQLTSGFPLFAEMN; this is encoded by the coding sequence CTGAAAAATGACCCTGAAATTTATCAGGTTCTTCAATCCGAAATAGACAGACAAACAAGTAAACTTGAACTAATTGCCTCCGAAAATTTTGTAAGTCCGGCAGTACTCGAGGCAACAGGTTCAGTACTTACAAACAAATACGCTGAAGGTTATCCAGGTAAAAGATATTACGGAGGATGTGAATTTGTTGATAGGGCAGAAGATTTAGCCCGAGAACGACTTAAAAAATTATTCGGAGCAGAATATGTGAATGTTCAGCCGCATAGTGGTTCACAAGCAAATATGGCTGTTCTGATGACCTTCCTGAAACCAGGTGACAAGTTTCTTGGATTAAGTTTAGCTCACGGCGGTCATTTAACTCACGGTTCGCCTGTCAATTTTTCTGGTAAACTTTATCAGGCAATTGGTTACGAGTTGAATGAAAACACCGGCTTACTTGACTATGATAAAATTGCTGATCTTGCAAAGAAAGAAAAACCGAAACTTATTATTACTGGTGCAAGTGCTTATTCAAGAGACTGGGATTACAAAAAGTTTCGTGAAATTGCTGATTCCATTGGCGCATTTCTTATGTGCGATATGGCTCATCCGGCAGGATTGATTGCAAAAGGATTTTTGAATAATCCGCTTGAGTATTGTGATATCGTTACATCAACCACACATAAAACTTTAAGAGGACCTCGCGGAGGAATTATTCTGATAGGAAAAGATAAAGAAAATCCCTGGGGATTAACAACCCCAAAAGGTGACAGAGTCAAAATGATGTCCGAATTAATTGATGGAATGGTAATGCCGGGAATTCAGGGTGGACCGCTTATGCATGTAATTATGGCTAAAGCTGTTGCTTTTGGAGAAGCTCTTAAAGATTCGTTTAAAGTTTATACTGGTCAGGTAATAAAAAATGCTAAAGCTCTTGCTGCAAAACTCAATGAATATGGTTTTGATATTGTCTCAGGCGGAACTGATAATCATTTAATGCTGATTGATTTAACAAATAAAAATGTGACAGGTAAACAAGCTGAAATTGCACTTGAGAAAGCCGGAATTACAGTCAATAAAAACATGGTGCCTTTCGATAAAAGAAGTCCTTTTATAACTAGCGGTATCAGAATAGGAACTCCGGCATTAACTACTCGCGGTATGAAAGAAAAAGAAATGGAAGTTATTGCTGATATAATCAACAGAGCGATTATGAATGTTGAAAATGAAAAGATGCTCGGTGATCTCAAACAAGAAGTGAAACAATTGACATCTGGATTTCCATTATTTGCAGAAATGAATTAA
- a CDS encoding polyprenyl synthetase family protein, whose translation MSTVKLSDISLPIKNELDTFQSIFKDSMRSKVGLVDLVARYIIRQKGKKIRPLLVLLSSKIAGGINERSYRGAVLVELLHTATLIHDDVVDNADKRRGLWSINKVFKNKVAVLMGDYLLSRGLMIAVDGKDFDFLGVITNAVKRMSEGELLQIQKTRKLDIDEETYFKVISDKTASLIETCCTIGAMSTTKDDIFINALKKYGHSLGMSFQIRDDILDYEGSSSLTGKPVGGDIKEKKITLPLIYALNKVSKQEANSIKKLLKSKNDTDAVKKVISFVREKNGIEYAYSISQKFALEAKNSLSVFPDSQTKLALESLVDFVIERKN comes from the coding sequence TTGAGTACTGTAAAACTTTCTGACATAAGTTTACCAATTAAAAATGAGTTGGATACATTCCAATCTATTTTCAAAGATTCAATGCGAAGCAAAGTTGGATTGGTCGATTTGGTTGCAAGATATATTATTCGTCAGAAAGGGAAGAAGATTCGTCCACTCTTAGTTTTACTTTCATCAAAGATTGCCGGTGGAATTAACGAAAGATCTTATCGCGGTGCAGTTTTGGTTGAACTTCTTCATACTGCAACTCTTATTCACGATGATGTTGTTGATAATGCCGACAAGAGAAGGGGATTGTGGTCTATTAATAAAGTTTTCAAAAACAAAGTTGCAGTATTGATGGGTGATTATCTTCTTTCAAGAGGACTAATGATTGCTGTTGATGGAAAAGATTTTGATTTTCTTGGTGTAATTACAAACGCAGTAAAGAGAATGTCAGAAGGAGAATTGCTCCAAATTCAAAAAACAAGAAAACTTGATATTGATGAAGAAACTTATTTCAAAGTGATTTCGGATAAAACTGCTTCACTGATTGAAACTTGTTGCACTATTGGTGCAATGAGTACTACGAAGGATGACATTTTTATTAATGCATTAAAAAAATACGGACATTCATTGGGAATGTCTTTTCAGATTCGTGATGACATTCTTGATTATGAAGGAAGTTCTTCACTCACAGGAAAGCCTGTTGGAGGCGATATAAAAGAGAAGAAGATCACACTTCCGTTAATTTATGCGTTGAATAAAGTTTCAAAACAAGAAGCTAACTCAATAAAAAAATTGCTTAAAAGTAAAAATGATACTGATGCTGTTAAAAAAGTTATATCATTTGTGAGAGAAAAAAACGGAATCGAATACGCTTACAGCATTTCCCAAAAGTTTGCACTGGAAGCAAAAAATTCTCTCTCTGTTTTTCCTGATTCTCAGACCAAACTTGCGCTTGAATCTTTAGTAGATTTTGTAATCGAAAGAAAAAACTAA
- a CDS encoding D-glycero-alpha-D-manno-heptose-1,7-bisphosphate 7-phosphatase: MKSNRAIFLDRDGTLNDDPGYLGDPEQVILLPTVGEALSILKNQCKYLLIVVSNQSGVARGLITDEDVKNVNKRINKLLSNYNVSIDEFYYCTTHPDYNSYEECQCRKPSPKMLIDASKKYNIDLTKSYLIGDNVSDIESAYNAGCKAILVKTGYGMESINVLQKQNKFPSFVAENLMDAANFIIKDISGEKIGV; this comes from the coding sequence TTGAAATCTAACAGAGCAATATTTCTTGATCGTGATGGTACTTTGAACGATGATCCTGGTTATCTTGGCGATCCGGAACAAGTCATTTTACTGCCAACTGTTGGAGAGGCTCTGAGTATCCTGAAAAATCAGTGTAAGTATTTGCTTATTGTAGTCTCAAATCAATCTGGTGTTGCAAGGGGTTTGATTACCGATGAAGATGTTAAAAATGTTAACAAACGAATCAACAAACTTCTTTCAAATTATAATGTAAGCATTGATGAATTTTACTATTGCACAACTCATCCAGACTATAACTCTTACGAAGAATGTCAGTGCAGAAAACCTTCTCCTAAAATGCTGATTGATGCTTCAAAAAAATATAATATAGATTTAACAAAAAGTTATTTAATTGGTGATAATGTTTCGGATATTGAAAGTGCGTATAATGCCGGCTGTAAAGCAATTTTGGTTAAGACCGGTTATGGAATGGAAAGCATTAATGTGTTGCAAAAGCAAAATAAATTTCCCAGCTTTGTTGCCGAAAATTTAATGGATGCTGCTAATTTTATTATTAAAGATATTTCCGGAGAAAAAATTGGTGTATAA